The Engystomops pustulosus chromosome 9, aEngPut4.maternal, whole genome shotgun sequence genome includes a window with the following:
- the LOC140076485 gene encoding olfactory receptor 5F1-like — MVHILLERSIKLGNQSRVTEFTLLAIGYVSHFKPLIFTIFLIVFLMTVIGNSLIIFLVRLNISLHTPMYFFLSNLSFVELCYTSITIPNILYGTIKGSGAISFVGCFTQVYFFTLCATAECSLLAAMACDRYVAICRPLRYTVIISRRVCAYFAIFAWLSGVINSTVNTLVTSKLNFCGSNSMNRFYCEVQPLIRLSCSDTYISDVLATLSATVFGVSFLLLILMSYSFILRAILKMPSASSRHKTFSTCTSHITVVVLYFGALTFMYLLPSDSSSQWLDLAVSIIYSTMTPMLNPIIYSLRNHQVKEALNNLMRCNY; from the coding sequence ATGGTCCACATCTTACTTGAAAGATCCATTAAGTTAGGCAACCAGTCCCGGGTGACAGAGTTCACCCTCCTTGCGATTGGTTATGTCTCCCATTTTAAGCCTCTTATCTTTACAATCTTTTTGATTGTCTTCCTCATGACCGTCATAGGAAACAGTCTCATTATTTTTTTGGTCAGACTGAATATTTCTCTTCATACCCCAATGTACTTTTTCCTATCAAACTTATCATTTGTGGAGCTTTGCTACACGTCCATTACAATCCCCAACATCTTGTATGGAACAATAAAGGGCAGTGGTGCCATCTCCTTCGTGGGATGCTTCACCCAGGTTTATTTCTTTACATTATGTGCCACCGCCGAATGCAGTCTGCTGGCCGCCATGGCTTGTGACCGCTATGTGGCCATCTGTCGGCCTTTGCGGTACACCGTCATCATCAGTAGGAGGGTTTGTGCCTATTTTGCCATATTCGCCTGGCTAAGTGGGGTGATAAACTCAACCGTCAATACCTTGGTCACCtctaaattaaatttctgtgggtCAAACTCCATGAACCGATTCTATTGTGAAGTCCAACCTCTAATACGTCTTTCCTGCTCCGACACCTACATCAGCGACGTACTGGCCACACTTTCTGCAACCGTGTTTGGAGTCAGTTTTCTCCTGCTTATCCTTATGTCTTATAGCTTCATCCTAAGGGCAATTCTGAAGATGCCGAGTGCAAGTAGCAGACACAAGACCTTCTCCACCTGCACCTCACACATCACTGTCGTTGTCCTCTACTTTGGGGCCCTCACGTTCATGTACCTTTTGCCCAGTGATAGCTCTTCCCAATGGTTGGACTTGGCCGTGTCCATCATCTACTCTACAATGACTCCGATGCTAAATCCCATCATTTACAGTCTACGGAACcatcaggtgaaagaagctctgAATAACTTGATGAGGTGCAATTATTAA
- the LOC140076486 gene encoding extracellular calcium-sensing receptor-like, whose product MDVMWKPARRHRRKPPETELPIDCGDINRVRRVASQSSPCLVSTSHVTEYREKGDIILGLIGPINTPTIQTQFTFTTRPQPWPCDWFRRDQYKSIIALLFATKELNENPLIPNITLGFQMLDSCFTEASALKATIQVISGGENPIPNYRCGGRPWVPAVIGDPLSTSIVSMSRMLGLWRIPQISYAASLPILSNKLEFPAFLRTTVSVAGQPQAIFDLCKVFRWTWIGILITSTDYGTQAGIDLRMHASKNGVCIAFYETIALDSSIKNLPKIVDIVLKSTATAIFLFVSPPEIYYILMEVIRQNVTGKMWVGIEAWYTSPAFLQPDFWNLLDGSIGIARSRKVLPNFPAFLQSFNPSTYPRMLSILEYWEVLFNCKWPPTLANLSSSTGVPLNSKACTGSEKLVTNDIIEYNDPISQAVYMAYNALYAIVHALHNLLSCKPGEGPFTGKSCGDKSDIQPWQLLHYLKRVMFVNTANEKVSFDDKGDIYGHFDILNWILEEKKGQYRKVGTFNNYIIDGQKLVLNVTAIQWPGVFRKIPSSVCSADCPPGYRKAPQKGQPVCCFDCLYCPEGMISNQTNSLDCYLCPEDQWPNKNKTKCIPKVIEFLSYEEPLGLVMALFSMIFSLTSMTVFCVFVKFQNTAVVKANNRNLSYVLLLSLKLCFLCSLMFIGCPLKMTCTIRQSLFGITFSLCVSCILAKTIIVVIAFKATKPGSNLRIWVGSKTAILVVSTATSVQVIIILIWLLRFPPFLEINYHVLPGIILLECNEGSVVMFYCNIGYLAFLATISFVVAFLARNLPDSFNEAKYITFSMLTFLSVWSTFIPAYLSTKGKYVVAVEIFAILLSSFGLLCCIFGPKCYIILLRPSMNTKEYLMSKSN is encoded by the exons ATGGATGTTATGTGGAAACCTGCCAGGAGGCATCGGAGAAAACCCCCGGAGACTGAGCTCCCGATTGACTGCGGGGATATAAACCGTGTCCG CCGAGTCGCCAGCCAGTCATCTCCATGTCTTGTCTCCACCTCTCATGTGACTGAATATAGAGAAAAAGGAGATATAATCCTGGGATTGATTGGCCCCATAAACACACCCACCATCCAGACGCAGTTCACGTTCACTACTCGGCCTCAACCATGGCCCTGCGACTG GTTCCGACGCGATCAGTACAAGTCAATTATCGCTCTACTGTTCGCTACCAAAGAACTAAATGAAAACCCGCTCATTCCCAACATCACACTAGGGTTCCAGATGCTTGATTCCTGTTTCACTGAGGCATCGGCTCTAAAAGCAACAATCCAAGTCATTTCAGGTGGTGAAAACCCCATCCCAAACTACAGGTGTGGAGGCCGACCCTGGGTGCCTGCTGTTATTGGAGATCCCTTATCAACCTCCATTGTGAGTATGTCCAGGATGCTTGGATTATGGAGAATACCTCAA ATTAGCTATGCAGCTTCTCTCCCGATATTAAGCAACAAGCTAGAATTTCCTGCCTTCCTCAGGACAACAGTCAGTGTTGctggccagccacaagcaatttTCGATCTGTGCAAGGTGTTCAGGTGGACCTGGATTGGTATACTCATCACCTCGACAGACTATGGTACCCAAGCTGGGATTGACTTAAGGATGCATGCAAGCAAGAATGGGGTTTGTATTGCTTTTTATGAAACAATTGCCTTAGATTCATCCATCAAGAATTTGCCTAAAATTGTAGATATTGTCCTGAAGTCCACAGCCACCgcaatttttctttttgtttcacCTCCGGAAATCTATTACATATTAATGGAGGTCATTCGACAGAATGTAACTGGTAAAATGTGGGTAGGTATAGAAGCTTGGTACACCTCTCCTGCCTTCCTCCAGCCTGATTTTTGGAATCTTCTAGATGGTTCCATTGGGATTGCAAGAAGTAGAAAGGTCCTCCCAAATTTCCCTGCCTTCCTTCAGAGTTTTAACCCTTCCACATACCCGAGAATGTTGTCTATTCTGGAGTATTGGGAGGTATTATTTAATTGCAAATGGCCACCAACCTTGGCAAACCTCAGCTCATCAACCGGCGTACCTTTGAACAGCAAGGCTTGTACTGGATCAGAAAAGTTGGTAACCAATGACATCATAGAATACAATGATCCTATATCTCAGGCTGTGTATATGGCTTACAATGCTCTCTACGCCATTGTCCATGCTCTCCACAATCTGCTATCCTGCAAGCCCGGGGAAGGTCCATTTACTGGGAAGTCATGTGGTGATAAATCTGACATTCAACCATGGCAG CTTCTTCACTACTTGAAGCGTGTCATGTTTGTGAACACGGCCAATGAAAAAGTGTCATTTGATGATAAAGGAGATATTTATGGTCATTTCGATATATTAAATTGGATTCTGGAAGAAAAGAAAGGCCAATATAGGAAAGTAGGAACCTTCAACAACTACATTATTGATGGGCAGAAACTTGTCCTCAATGTCACCGCTATCCAATGGCCAGGAGTATTTAGAAAG ATTCCATCCTCAGTCTGCAGTGCCGATTGTCCTCCTGGCTATAGAAAAGCTCCTCAGAAGGGTCAACCGGTCTGCTGCTTTGACTGCCTCTATTGTCCAGAGGGAATGATTTCCAACCAAACAA ATTCTCTGGATTGTTACCTATGTCCAGAAGATCAGTGGCCAAACAAGAACAAGACCAAATGCATTCCTAAAGTCATTGAGTTTCTTTCCTATGAGGAACCCCTGGGGCTCGTGATGGCACTGTTCTCCATGATCTTCTCTCTCACATCAATGACGGTTTTCTGTGTCTTTGTTAAGTTTCAAAACACAGCGGTGGTCAAAGCCAACAACCGTAATCTCAGCTATGTCTTGCTACTTTCGCTAAAGCTCTGCTTTCTCTGCTCATTGATGTTTATTGGTTGTCCTCTCAAAATGACCTGTACCATCAGACAATCACTCTTTGGAATCACATTCTCTTTATGCGTCTCCTGTATCTTGGCCAAAACCATCATAGTAGTTATCGCTTTCAAGGCCACTAAACCTGGTAGTAACCTAAGGATATGGGTTGGTTCCAAGACAGCCATCCTTGTTGTGTCTACTGCCACCAGTGTCCAAGTAATTATAATTCTGATTTGGCTACTAAGATTCCCACCATTCCTGGAAATTAATTATCATGTTTTACCTGGAATTATTCTTTTGGAATGTAATGAGGGATCGGTTGTCATGTTTTACTGCAACATAGGATACTTGGCTTTCTTGGCTACAATAAGTTTTGTTGTTGCCTTCTTGGCCAGGAACTTACCGGACAGCTTCAACGAAGCCAaatacatcaccttcagcatgttgACCTTCCTAAGCGTCTGGTCAACCTTCATTCCTGCCTATCTTAGTACTAAGGGCAAATACGTTGTAGCTGTTGAAATTTTTGCTATATTACTGTCTAGTTTTGGACTTCTGTGTTGTATATTTGGCCCGAAATGTTATATAATACTCTTGAGACCATCAATGAACACAAAAGAATATCTAATGTCAAAGTCCAATTAA
- the LOC140077707 gene encoding lysozyme C, kidney isozyme-like isoform X3 yields the protein MKAAFCLIFLTIFVACDAKVFTKCELAKALKTAGLDGYYGYSLANWMCMAYYESRYTTNAMYDNGWSRDYGIFQINSYWWCNDGKTSGAVSACSISCNSLINDDINDDITCAKRVVRDPNGMGAWVAWNNYCKNKDVSSFVSGCAL from the exons ATGAAGGCTGCCTTCTGTCTCATCTTCCTCACCATCTTTGTGGCCTGTGATGCCAAGGTCTTCACCAAGTGTGAGCTGGCCAAAGCCCTGAAGACCGCCGGCCTAGATGGATACTACGGCTACAGCCTCGCCAACT ggaTGTGTATGGCTTACTACGAAAGCCGCTACACCACCAACGCCATGTATGACAACGGATGGAGCCGCGACTATGGAATCTTCCAGATCAACAGCTACTGGTGGTGTAACGATGGAAAGACTTCCGGAGCTGTGTCTGCCTGTAGCATCAGCTGTAACA GTTTGAttaatgatgacatcaatgatgaCATTACATGCGCCAAGAGGGTTGTCAGAGATCCCAATGGCATGGGAGCCTG GGTGGCCTGGAACAACTACTGCAAGAACAAAGACGTGAGCAGCTTCGTCAGCGGATGTGCTCTGTAA
- the LOC140077707 gene encoding lysozyme C, kidney isozyme-like isoform X2, which translates to MYSLFAFADINNPSIYNDCPVLAQLLPLKPITNPIASTMKAAFCLIFLTIFVACDAKVFTKCELAKALKTAGLDGYYGYSLANWMCMAYYESRYTTNAMYDNGWSRDYGIFQINSYWWCNDGKTSGAVSACSISCNSLINDDINDDITCAKRVVRDPNGMGAWVAWNNYCKNKDVSSFVSGCAL; encoded by the exons ATGTACAGTCTATTTGCTTTTGCAG ATATAAACAATCCCTCCATATATAATGACTGCCCGGTCCTGGCACAACTGCTCCCCCTCAAGCCAATCACTAACCCAATCGCCAGCACCATGAAGGCTGCCTTCTGTCTCATCTTCCTCACCATCTTTGTGGCCTGTGATGCCAAGGTCTTCACCAAGTGTGAGCTGGCCAAAGCCCTGAAGACCGCCGGCCTAGATGGATACTACGGCTACAGCCTCGCCAACT ggaTGTGTATGGCTTACTACGAAAGCCGCTACACCACCAACGCCATGTATGACAACGGATGGAGCCGCGACTATGGAATCTTCCAGATCAACAGCTACTGGTGGTGTAACGATGGAAAGACTTCCGGAGCTGTGTCTGCCTGTAGCATCAGCTGTAACA GTTTGAttaatgatgacatcaatgatgaCATTACATGCGCCAAGAGGGTTGTCAGAGATCCCAATGGCATGGGAGCCTG GGTGGCCTGGAACAACTACTGCAAGAACAAAGACGTGAGCAGCTTCGTCAGCGGATGTGCTCTGTAA
- the LOC140077706 gene encoding immunoglobulin lambda-1 light chain-like has protein sequence MVFNILCTKKRLHPAVMRPGTISCLLTCLLFPGASAVGAHQHPHLSVPEGGTAVLECLVDDGDMQDFGIQWLKQLPSAAPMFLLYQGSDSSIRRSEVSPGQYQPIRNSSHGGFLQITNVTAQDSAWYWCVLTRNDSYPVWGDGTRVSVYGGKDVQAPSVSLLTSPDPGDDTALLYALCLVTGFYPPVIEVTWKFEDEPLKENIMSGPFLEEGGDNVYTMISIIGLPPLRRRNLPSVSCEVRHDSSRTLIHKDLHHCYRDT, from the exons ATG GTTTTTAACATTCTTTGTACAAAAAAACGTCTCCACCCAGCGGTCATGAGGCCCGGCACCATCTCCTGCCTACTGACATGTCTGTTATTTCCCG GCGCTTCTGCTGTTGGGGCCCACCAGCACCCGCATCTCTCTGTGCCTGAAGGCGGCACGGCAGTACTGGAATGTCTCGTGGATGACGGGGATATGCAGGATTTCGGGATTCAGTGGCTCAAGCAATTGCCATCTGCAGCGCCCATGTTTCTTCTCTACCAGGGAAGTGACTCCAGCATCCGCCGGTCTGAGGTGTCCCCGGGGCAATACCAGCCAATCAGGAACAGCAGCCATGGTGGCTTCCTGCAGATCACCAATGTCACTGCACAGGACAGTGCCTGGTACTGGTGTGTGCTCACCCGGAACGACTCCTATCCAGTGTGGGGGGACGGAACAAGGGTCAGTGTGTATGGAG GTAAAGATGTCCAGGCCCCATCGGTGTCTCTCCTGACCAGTCCGGACCCTGGGGATGACACTGCTCTTCTCTACGCTCTCTGTCTGGTCACCGGTTTTTATCCTCCGGTGATAGAGGTTACTTGGAAGTTTGAAGACGAACCTTTAAAGGAGAATATTATGTCAGGACCCTTTCTAGAAGAAGGAGGAGACAATGTCTACACTATGATAAGTATTATAGGGCTCCCACCACTACGCAGGAGGAATCTCCCCTCGGTCTCCTGTGAAGTGCGGCACGATTCCTCCAGGACTCTCATTCATAAAGATCTTCATCACTGTTACAGGGACACATAG